A region of the bacterium genome:
CGACGCCGAGCCGCGTCTTCGCCGCCTTCGCGCAGGCAGAGCAACTCGCCCAGTGGTGGGGACCCAGCGGCTTCACGAACACTTTCGCGACCTTCGACTTCAAGCCCGGCGGCCGCTGGGTCTT
Encoded here:
- a CDS encoding polyketide cyclase is translated as MPAPPNPSAAFRTERVLAATPSRVFAAFAQAEQLAQWWGPSGFTNTFATFDFKPGGRWV